The following is a genomic window from Pseudomonadota bacterium.
CAACAGGTCTCGGTGGTATGGGGTCGCAATGAGATCTTCGACAGCACCCTCGAGGGAAATGTCGTGCTCGGCCGCTCGCACAGCACCGCCGAGCTGCAGCAGGCGCTGGAGCAGGCGGCGGTGAGCGACCACCTCCCGTGGCTCCCGCAAGGTCTGCGCACCCCGCTGGTGCGCGGTGGTCACAACCTGTCGCGTGGCCAGTGGGTGCGCGTGCAGTTCGCCCGCGCCCTGCTCAAGCGCCCGCGCCTGATCTTCCTCGACGATGCCTTCGAGGGCGTCGACCCGCGCACGCGTCACGACCTGCTCGACCGCTTGTTCAGCGGGCCCTGGACCCTGCTGTGCGTGAGCCATCGCCTCGAGACGGTGGAGCGCGCCGACCACGTCGTGGTCATCGACAAAGGGCGTGTCGTCGAACAAGGCGCGCCGAGGACGCTGCTCGACGATCGCTCGAGCCGGCTGCGCGCGGCGATGGCGCTGGAAAAGGAGTCTACCTGTGTCTGAAGCGCATGCCCACAACGCTCTCTCTGCGGAAGCACTGGCGCTTCCGGCAGCCCGCCGAAGTGCCACATCGCTCGACCTCGTGCGCACCGGGGGCGCCCTGCGCATGATCGCCTTCATCCTCTGCCTCATGATCGGGCTCTCTGTCGCCGCCCTGGCCTGGGT
Proteins encoded in this region:
- a CDS encoding ABC transporter ATP-binding protein, with the translated sequence QQVSVVWGRNEIFDSTLEGNVVLGRSHSTAELQQALEQAAVSDHLPWLPQGLRTPLVRGGHNLSRGQWVRVQFARALLKRPRLIFLDDAFEGVDPRTRHDLLDRLFSGPWTLLCVSHRLETVERADHVVVIDKGRVVEQGAPRTLLDDRSSRLRAAMALEKESTCV